A region of Massilia sp. WG5 DNA encodes the following proteins:
- the motB gene encoding flagellar motor protein MotB, with the protein MADEGQRPIIVKRIKKGGHGHHGGAWKIAYADFVTAMMAFFLLMWLLGSTTKGDMEGIANYFKTPLKVAMQGGSGSGDSSSILQGGGQDLTRRNGQVKKGDTPADKKTYDLKAARAALEHEEAERLARLKQKIESTIEANPQLKKYKNQLLLDVTSEGLRIQIVDEKNRPMFESAKAELQPYTRDILDVLALVLNDVPNKLSLSGHTDSTPYMTASGYTNWELSADRANASRREMVRGGLADDKVLRVVGLAAANHLDRKDPFNPVNRRISILVMNKRTEEAVLRDGGSGSNALDVPDDADGAAKAVASATGGGLAEPEQATAK; encoded by the coding sequence ATGGCTGATGAAGGCCAGCGGCCGATTATCGTCAAGCGCATCAAGAAGGGCGGCCATGGCCATCATGGCGGCGCCTGGAAGATCGCGTACGCCGACTTCGTGACGGCGATGATGGCCTTCTTCCTGCTCATGTGGCTGCTCGGCTCGACCACCAAGGGCGACATGGAAGGCATCGCCAACTACTTCAAGACCCCCCTGAAGGTCGCGATGCAGGGCGGTTCCGGCAGCGGCGACAGCTCCTCGATCCTGCAGGGCGGCGGCCAGGACCTGACGCGCCGTAACGGCCAGGTCAAGAAGGGCGATACCCCGGCCGACAAGAAGACCTACGACCTGAAGGCCGCGCGCGCCGCCCTCGAACACGAGGAAGCCGAGCGCCTGGCCAGGTTGAAGCAGAAGATCGAATCGACCATCGAAGCCAATCCGCAGCTGAAGAAGTACAAGAACCAGCTGCTGCTCGACGTCACCAGCGAAGGGCTGCGCATCCAGATCGTCGACGAGAAGAACCGTCCGATGTTCGAGAGCGCCAAGGCCGAGCTGCAGCCTTACACTCGCGATATCCTCGACGTGCTGGCGCTGGTGCTGAACGATGTGCCGAACAAGCTGAGCCTGTCGGGCCATACCGATTCGACGCCGTACATGACCGCCAGCGGCTACACGAACTGGGAACTGTCGGCCGACCGCGCCAACGCCTCGCGCCGCGAAATGGTGCGCGGCGGCCTGGCCGACGACAAGGTGCTGCGCGTGGTCGGCCTGGCCGCCGCCAACCACCTGGACCGCAAGGATCCGTTCAACCCGGTCAACCGCCGGATCAGCATCCTGGTGATGAACAAGCGCACCGAGGAAGCAGTGCTGCGCGACGGCGGCAGCGGCAGCAATGCGCTCGACGTCCCGGACGATGCCGACGGCGCCGCCAAGGCGGTGGCTTCTGCGACCGGCGGCGGGCTGGCGGAGCCGGAGCAGGCGACGGCGAAGTAG